A stretch of DNA from Anopheles nili chromosome 2, idAnoNiliSN_F5_01, whole genome shotgun sequence:
TTAAGAAGAGGACATACTATTGACTTCCCAAAACCCGCGATAGGCCGTTTCTAGTGCCGTTGCTCTGCGAGTGTTTTACTAGCCAAATGATTTGCTAGCCGAAGAGGTAAGAAATGTTTGTAAACGTAAACTAGTGTATGCgttcgttggttggttgttaATGTGTGCATCGTAAAAGCTTTAGTTGAAATGTGCAGCGTTCTGTGCATCGTTCTGTGTGCTTACGTAGGGATGCCTTGAATACCCACGATACTAACCAAACCCTCGAAAATTCTTGTATGGTAGCGTTATATAGTAACACGTTTCGTTCTGGATTCTCTCCAACCATTCAACAGCTGGCAGATCGTTCTCCAACCGTTGTTCAAAATGATACGCCGATTATTTAGCACGCTGATAACGGACTACCCTCCGGCGGGAGAGTTTCTACCATCGTCGCCGCACTCCAACAATCGACAACCGTCCACCGGTGGCGGAGTGGACGTACTCCCACCCGCCTTTCGTGCGACCTCACTGCAATCCTTAGGCTGGCTGCACGCGATCTCTCCCTGCTTTCCGGTGTCGGGCGACTGCATAGAGGTCATTCGCGAGCCCAGCACCTTCTACAATACGCTGGTACAGAAATGTTCCGTCGCACGGCGGAGAATCATGCTCGCCAGCCTGTATCTGGGCACGGGCCACCTCGAAACGCAACTCGTGGCCGCGATCCACGAAAACCTGCGCAAGAATGTGCAATTGAAGGTGGACGTGTTGCTCGATTTCACCCGCGGGACACGTGGCGAGCGGAACAGCAAAACCACGCTAATGCCGCTCGTGGAAGAAACGGACAACTTTCGCCTCTCGCTGTACCACACGCCGGTGTTGCGGGGCCTCACCAAGCGGCTTGCGCCACCCCGGTGGAATGAGCTGCTCGGCATACAGCACATGAAACTGTACCTAGTCGACGATACGGTGATCATTTCCGGTGCGAATCTATCCAACGATTACTTCACCAACCGGCAGGATCGGTACGTGATGATCGAGGATCGTCGTTTGGCGGATTTTTACGCCAACTTCCTGGGCAAAGTGCAAGAGTTCAGCCTTACGGTGGGGCGCGATGGTGCCACACGGCTACACGACACTTGGACCATGCTGCCGTATAAGTGCGCCCAGCTTGAATTTGCCACCGAGGCACGGGATCGCATTCGGCGGTATTTCCGCGGTGTGATGGAACAACAGCGAGACGTCTGCGAACGCGATGAGTCACAGCAAGCGGACACGTGGATATTCCCGCTGATCGAAATGGGACAGCTCGGTATTCATCACGATAGCCTTGCGACGAAGCAGCTGCTGTCGGGGTGTCTACCCAACTCACGGTTACGTTTGGCCACAGGATACTTTAATCTAACGGAAACGTACATGAACACGCTGACGAACGATTGCCAAGCAATGTGCAACATATTGATGGCGCACCCGAACGTGAGTAGCTGTGTTGTGGCGTGTCACTTGAACGATTAATATTTTGCT
This window harbors:
- the LOC128731519 gene encoding CDP-diacylglycerol--glycerol-3-phosphate 3-phosphatidyltransferase, mitochondrial, which codes for MSVIDFLLSWQIVLQPLFKMIRRLFSTLITDYPPAGEFLPSSPHSNNRQPSTGGGVDVLPPAFRATSLQSLGWLHAISPCFPVSGDCIEVIREPSTFYNTLVQKCSVARRRIMLASLYLGTGHLETQLVAAIHENLRKNVQLKVDVLLDFTRGTRGERNSKTTLMPLVEETDNFRLSLYHTPVLRGLTKRLAPPRWNELLGIQHMKLYLVDDTVIISGANLSNDYFTNRQDRYVMIEDRRLADFYANFLGKVQEFSLTVGRDGATRLHDTWTMLPYKCAQLEFATEARDRIRRYFRGVMEQQRDVCERDESQQADTWIFPLIEMGQLGIHHDSLATKQLLSGCLPNSRLRLATGYFNLTETYMNTLTNDCQAMCNILMAHPNANGFLGAKGPAGGIPAAYSLLARKFLEMLRSSGQSHRVELLEYERAGWTYHAKGLWYYLPDSSLPNVTLIGSSNFGERSVNRDLEAQICLVTNNANLQRKLESEYQNLLQHAATAETELINRPVPRWVRAVVGLFRNFF